A region of the Hypanus sabinus isolate sHypSab1 unplaced genomic scaffold, sHypSab1.hap1 H_5, whole genome shotgun sequence genome:
ttctgtcatggctgatttattttccctctcaaacccaaaacTGTCTTGTCCCAgtgacctttgatacccttactaatcaacaaaCTATAACCTgtgttaaatatacccagtgacaccTGATTATGGCAATGTATTTCACAGACTCGCCACCCTCttgttgaagaaattcctcatctccattgttTTACAGAACATCCTTCTGTTCTAAGGCTGTCCCCACTAGGGCTAGACTCCTTCACGATGGGAAATATCTTCCCtacacccactctgtccacacctttcaatattcagcagtccaggcagcatctatagggagaagcactgtcgacgtttcgggctgagcaAGGTACTAATGTCATTGTTCAGCCTTCTCTCATGAGTATGTCCCCATTGGAGACTCCGCACCATAACTTATCTCACACAAAGGATCAATACTTGCTTCAAACTGTCATCAATTCATCTGGCCTCACCCTCATTCCCTTTGCACAACCCAACCCTTCCTCAGCTACCCTATGACTCAAAGCtcatttttcttttcctttctcaGTTTTAATGAAGGGCCccagacctgaaacattaaccgcttccctctgcacagatgctgcccgacctgctgagtatttctgagTTACTCATTGTGTCtccgatttccagcacctgctgtgTGTTTGAGCTGTTAGGGTGAATTGCAGCTACAAGAGTTGTCACCTACTGTGGATGAAGAGTCAAGACAACATCCAGACCCCCCAGTTAACCAAAGACCACATCCAACCTGGATCTGctctcttccatcaggcagaaggtccaGGAATCTGAAAGCACTACCACCAGGGATAAGGACTGTTAGCAGCAGGTCGGAGCTGCTAGAACAACAAGATGGTCTCCTGTTGACTCACAATCAACCTCACTAtcaccttgcaccttactgttcaCCTGCACTGCACGTTCTCCGGAAATGTCAGGACTTCTCTTTTGGGAGCAAAGGTAGATGAGAGGCGACTTGGTGCGGGTGAGCAAGATGTTAAGATCCACGAATTGAGTgcatagccagagacatttttccAGGGccaaaatggctaacatgagggagtGAGGGAATTGGAGGAAGTTCTGAGGATCAGAGTTAGgctttttaaacagagagtggtgggtatgcaGGGTGGtgataggggcatttaagaaactcttacaaAGCAGGGTAGAAGAATGGTGGGAAGAGTCAGATGgattgtgagctgaagggactactgtgctgtaatgttctgtgttcagcTACACGTTAGTCTGCATTCGGTTACTGTGccctgttctacctcaatgcactgttataCTGATTTGACCTGTATGAACAGAAACAAGCTGTCCATCATACATTGCTATTGCCGTTcccatttcactgagacacagGAAGCAAACCTCTCTtttcagctctttatttcattggAGGAAATATTTGGAGAGAGCAGATGCTTGGCTCCATCACTTGTATCGTTTCTTCAGGTTTTTTGCTAGACGTTGCATTGCAGGGGACTGGAGGTCCAAAGTACTTGGAGCTTCTCCACTCTTCATGAGCTGCTCATGGGCCTCATCAAACAACTCCTTACCCAGGGCTGCCTTGACTCGATCCCGCCAGGCAGCTAGCTTGGGCCGATCAGCAAATGGGTCAAACCCAACACTCACGGGCTGCAGGAAAGGAAAGACGATAAGTGAGAATCATCAGCCAGCAGcacagcaagacgaaggaatggTGGGAAAGCTACAGTGAGACTCGAGGGAGCTGTCCACGACAGTGAGACTCGATGGAGCAGTCCAAGACAGTGAGACTCGAGGGAGGTGTCCACGACAGTGAGACTCGAGGGAGCTGTCCATGACAGTGAGACTCGATGGAGCAGTCCACGACAGTGAGACTCGAGGGAGGTGTCCACGGCCGTGAGACTCGAGGGAGGTGTCCACAGCCGTGAGACTCGAGGGAGCTGTCCACGACAGTGAGACTCGAGGGAGGTGTCCACGGCCGTGAGACTCGAGGGAGGTGTCCACGACAGTGGGACTCGAGGGAGGTGTCCACGGCCGTGAGACTCGAGGGAGGTGTCCACGACAGTGAGACTCGAGGGAGGTATCCACGACAGTGAGACTCGAGGGAGGTGTCCACGACAGTGAGACTCGAGGGAGGTGTCCACGACAGTGAGACTCGAGGGAGCTGTCCACGACAGTGAGACTCGAGGGAGGTGTCCACGACAGTGAGACTCGAGGGAGGTGTCCACGGCCGTGAGACTCGAGGGAGCTGTCCACGGCCGTGAGACTCGAGGGAGGTGTCCACGGCCGTGAGACTCGAGGGAGGTGTCCACGACAGTGAGACTCGAGGGAGGTGTCCACGACAGTGAGACTCGAGGGAGGTGTCCACGGCCGTGAGACTCGAGGGAGGTGTCCACGGCAGTGAGACTCGAGGGAGGTGTCCACGGCCGTGAGACTCGAGGGAGGTGTCCACGACAGTGAGACTCGAGGGAGGTGTCCACGGCCGTGAGACTCGAGGGAGGTGTCCACGGCCGTGAGACTCGAGGGAGGTGTCCACGGCCGTGAGACTCCAGGGAGCTGTCCACGGCCGTGAGACTCGAGGGAGCTGTCCACGGCCGTGAGACTCGAGGGAGCTGTCCACGGCCGTGAGACTCGAGGGAGCTGTCCACGGCCGTGAGACTCGAGGGAGGTGTCCACGGCCGTGAGACTCGAGGGAGGTGTCCACGACAGTGAGCCTCGAGGGAGGTGTCCACGACAGTGAGCCTCGAGGGAGGTGTCCACGACAGTGAGACTCGAGGGAGGTGTCCACGACAGTGAGACTCGAGGGAGGTGTCCACGGCCGTGAGACTCGAGGGAGGTGTCCACAACAGTGAGACTCGAGGGAGGTGTCCACGGCCGTGAGACTCGAGGGAGCTGTCCACGACAGTGAGACTCGAGGGAGCTTTCCACGACAGTGAGACTCGAGGGAGCTGTCCACGGCCGTGAGACTCGATGGAGCTTTCCACGGCCTTGAGACTCGATGGAGCTTTCCACGGCCTTGAGACTCGAGGGAGGTGTCCACGGCCGTGAGACTCGAGGGAGGTGTCCACGGCCGTGAGACTCCAGGGAGGTGTCCACGGCCGTGAGACTCGAGGGAGGTGTCCACGGCCGTGAGACTCGAGGGAGGTGTCCACGGCCGTGAGACTCGAGGGAGCTGTCCACGGCCGTGAGACTCGAGGGAGGTGTCCACGGCAGTGAGACTCGAGGGAGGTGTCCACGACCGTGAGACTAGAGGGAGCTGTCCACGGCCGTGAGACTCGAGGGAGGTGTCCACGGCCGTGAGACTCGAGGGAGGTGTCCACGACAGTGAGACTCGAGGGAGGTGTCCACGGCCGTGAGACTCGAGGGAGGTGTCCACGACAGTGAGACTCGAGGGAGGTGTCCACGGCCGTGAGACTCGAGGGAGGTGTCCACGACAGTGAGACTCGAGGGAGGTGTCCACGACAGTGAGACTCGAGGGAGGTGTCCACGACAGTGAGACTCGAGGGAGGTGTCCACGGCCGTGAGACTCGAGTGAGGTGTCCACGACAGTGAGACTCGAGTGAGGTGTCCACGACAGTGAGACTCGAGGGAGGTGTCCACGACAGTGAGACTCGAGGGAGGTGTCCACGACAGTGAGACTCGAGGGAGGTGTCCACGACAGTGAAACTCGAGGGAGGTGTCCACGACCGTGAGACTCGAGGGAGGTGTCCACGGCCGTGAGACTCGAGGGAGGTGTCCACGACAGTGAGACTCGAGGGAGGTGTCCACGACCGTGAGACTCGAGGGAGCTGTCCACGACAGTGAGACTCGAGGGAGGTGTCCACGACAGTGAGACTCGAGGGAGGTGTCCACGACAGTGAGACTCGAGGGAGGTGTCCACGACCGTGAGACTCGAGGGAGCTGTCCACGACAGTGAGACTCGAGGGAGGTGTCCACGACAGTGAGACTCGAGGGAGCTGACCACGACAGTGAGACTCGAGTGAGGTGTCCACGACAGTGAGACTCGAGGGAGGTGTCCACGACAGTGAGACTCGAGGGAGGTGTCCACGGCCGTGAGACTCGAGGGAGGTGTCCACGACAGTGAGACTCGAGGGAGGTGTCCACGACAGTGAGACTCGAGGGAGGTGTCCACGACAGTGAGACTCGAGGGAGGTGTCCACGACAGTGAGACTCGAGGGAGCTGTCCACGGCCGTGAGACTCGAGGGAGGTGTCCACGACAGTGAGACTCGAGGGAGGTGTCCACGACAGTGAGACTCGAGGGAGGTGTCCACGACAGTGAGACTCGAGGGAGGTGTCCACGACCGTGAGACTCGAGGGAGCTGTCCACGGCCGTGAGACTCGAGGGAGCTGTCCACGACAGTGAGACACGAGGTAGGTGTCCACGACAGTGAGACTCGAGGGAGGTGTCCACGACAGTGAGACTCGAGGGAGGTGTCCACGACCGTGAGACTCGAGGGAGCTGTCCACGACAGTGAGACTCGAGGGAGGTGTCCACGACAGTGAGACTCGAGGGAGGTGTCCACGACCGTGAGACTCGAAGGAGGTGAGACTGTCCAGAACATGAGAGTCTGAGAatagagagaggggcagagggcgagacagaggaggaagggggtaaAAGAGGGCAGGAGGggcagagggtgagagagggaggggacaaTGAGAGAGTGAAACCacaagagaaaagaaagaaagtggAATAATTggagtgagggaaatggaaggagagggaggagagagaaaatgagTGAAAAAGGAAGTGAGAAAAAGGAAGTGAGAAGGAGAGAAGTGGGAGAGGCAGAGGCAGGTGTTTACTGTAGTGACTGCGTggagttacacagatggggagtcTGTGCAACATCGAGCTACAAGACGTGATGCCAAATCTgacagaggaggagggagaggcagAGCAGTCCATGGCTGAGGTGGGATGGAAGTGTGCTGTATCTGGGAGGCTGGAATGGGAGTATTCCCCTGGGACCGAGCGTCAGAAGTGGAGGGACTGAGAATCTCTGATCGTGGAGCAGAGAACAGTGGGTGGGATGAATGCTTCGTCACGATTTGAGCACCCAGGCTGGGGAGTGAGGACACCTGGCCTTCAGCCCAGGACCCTTGAGGACCGCCGAGGCCACCGAGGAGGGTGTCCAGAGGCTCTAGGCCTCGGTAGTAACCGgtccttccacctcacctgcaTCAGCTCCACGATTGCGAAGAGGTCGGCCAGGGACACCTCGTTCCCTACGATGAATGGCCTGTCCTGGAGGAACTTGTCTTCCAACAGCTGAATTGAACTCTGCAGGTCCTCCACCGCCTCATCCAGCTGCTCCTTCGGAATTGGCTGGCCCGTCAGCAGAGGGAGCAGACCCTGAGGCAAACAGTGCAGAGGTCAGTCATCCTATTCAATATCAACGTGCCGAGATGGAGTGGCCATAGAAAGGATGTGTCCAATAGtgggagggcacagcctccgataaaaggacattcctttagaacagagatggcagaggctggtgaatctgtggaattctttgccacaggtggctgtcgaggccaagtcattgaggtaTTTAAAGCAGTTTAATAGCTTTCTGATTGATAAGGCTGTTAAAGGCCAAAGGGGGAtagtgggagaatgggattgagagggatgaatacatcagccatgttggaattacagagcagacgcaatgggcagaagggcctaatGTTGCTCCCATGTCTTGTGGACCAGAGTTCCCTTTCTGTTACTTCCTGCAAACGGGTGTCCCTCTCAGCACACACATTCCTGGAGTGTTCCTGCCTCCCTGTCAAACATATGGTTCGGCTCAACATCGAGgtccgaaggacctgtaatgtgctgttgtATTCTAGTGTCTACCATCTGTCCAGTGGGAGATCATTCCTCCAGTCCCCTCTACTCATTACTTGTAAAGACCATAAACTGGTCCGCACTGAAACGGACAGATGGACATTTTACCGTACATCAGGGTGACGAGTGATGTAGGGAACACATTTTACCGTACATCAGGGTGACGAGTGATGTAGGGAACACATTCTACCATACATCAGGATGACGTGTGATGTCGCGTTCGTCCCAACAAGCCCATGCTACCAAATTACATCCATATGACCAGTCACCTGACTAAGCTGTAGGGAAACTGGAAGTCACGGTCTCGGGGAGAACGTACTGACAGTGGGAGAATTGGACTGGGGTTGCTAACTTGGCAGTAAGGATACTCTACTGTGGATGTGCTGTGCAGTGCAATTTGTCGGTATTTGGCCAATGATCAAATACAGCTGTATTTGGGACTAGCACGGgtgaggggctgagtggcctgtttgCTTGCAGTAGGACACTATGATGATGGTGTTGTGTTAGCAGGAGCAGCCACTcgccatgggggtggggggtcggTGCTCTGCGTGTGAGCGCAGTCGGGTGAACTGAGATGGCCCAGTTCCAGTGCCACTCTGCAGTGCATTGTAACGGAATAAATCTCAGTCAGAGCCCCTCCCCTGAGCTCAGCAGTGGAGGGGGACGTCATTGAGAGCTAGTGGCAGTATGAGCAGGGGCAATGATGCCACGCACAAAGGTGAGGGCAATCGGAGGCTGTTCCACCGGCACTGTCCGTGTGGACAGCTGAATGGGCCTGGAGCCCAGCTCTGCTCAAGCAGCAAGTCGGTTTGGCTGGGGGGCagtgggaggtggggaggggagagagggaattcCAGACATGGGGACATAGATCTGGGAGTCCAGGGCAATGTGGGAGAGTTTTGGGGCTATTCAAGTTATGCAGAGGAAATGATCTGGCAGTGCAGGTTATACCCtgtatcaggtaggagatacagaagcctgaagacacacactcagcgattcaggaacagctttttcccctctgccatctgattcctaaatggactttgaagctttcgacctcacttttttattatacaatatttctgtttttgcacattttttaaaatctactcaatatacataattgatttctctgccggtgataataaacctgattctgattctgatcactcTTAATGTAGGCCCTGCTCTGAAATACATGCGATCAAACTTCCCAAGCAGGCAAAAGTCGAGTGTGGCACCTCCGAGGGGAGTGCAATGGACCCCAAGAAACCTCACACTCCCCGACCTTTCGAACCCCACCCCGTCTCCCCATTCTCTTCCAGACGGCCTGTGAAAATTCTTAATTATCCCCAACTGTATCACTCGGCCTTGGACTCTGATctcctctccctatctctcaGATCGTGTCTCTAAAACACCCAACCAGAACCCTGGCTTTGATTCCACCCCTTCCCGAACATCTCTGAGCAGTGTTCCTCCTCCACCAACACCCCGCTGGATTCCAACTGCGCTCTGGCTATTTGGAGCGCTGCCATTTGCTCCAGCACTGGCccggggactgttgtccctgtgaCACACAGAGCAGTGCAGGAACGTACAATTGTACTGCTGTCTCACATTGGGCCCTCCCCaattccccacacccctcccaaatCACCTCATCCCCTTAACCCCCTCCCCAGGCCCTCTCcaatcacccccacccctcccccacaactCCTCTCTGAtcaccctaaacccctccccagcCCCTCTCCAATCAGCTTAACCCCCTACCCAGCCCCTCTccaatcacccctcccccctccccagcccctctccaatcacccccacccctcccccacagcCCCTCTccaatcacccctcccctctcccaaatCCCCTCTCtgatcctcctcccctcccccgcaGCCCCTCTCCAATCACCCCCACCCCTACGCCCCTCCCCCAAATGCTCCTATCTAACCACCCCCTTACGTCAGAACCACATCCTTCCCActgcccctccccccacacagccCCTTTCCCATGGCTCTACCAAGGCGAAGGGAGAATGTGTGTGAAAACCTGCAGAAATGTGGAAGCTTGGGGCATTCGGTGAGTGATCCCGGGGCCACTGGACTCTGGCTGGTTGAGCACCAGATGAGCAAATCCTCGTGAAAACCACAGTTTGTTCACGTGGACGATCAGAGTGAAGCCACAGACTCTATTGTTGAAGCACGATCCCTGCAGTTAACTGACAACCCAGCAAAGTTTCAGCGATACCTGCAAACTGAGGCAGTGTGACAGGGCAGGGAAGGGttagagctgggggggggggggggggtggggaggggcgaCTTCGAGGTGATGGGGTGTGGGGTTGGTGGGAAGAGCAGGGTGGTTGGAGGGGAGcggaggtggagagtgggactggTTGGAGGAGTGTGAATTGGAAGGAACCATCAAGTTTACCTTGAACCAGAAGAGCCTTGATCCTTGGAACCTAATGGCCGTGTGCTGCCAGGCCAGGTACTCGTCCACACGGGCTCTCAGCTGCAGATCGGAGGGGTACCAGTGGTTGGGGGTCCGGTATTTACCAGCCAGGTACTTCAGGATGGCCACactgggagggggggagggggggggggagatagggAGCATCATTCTCTTATCAGGTTAGCTTCCAGCCAAAATCAACCACCCTCTTCCAGAACATCCAGCAACAGCTCCATCTTGCCCGGTGCGGGGGTGAGGGAGTGCCTCTCTCCATTGTAACTCAGATTGGCATCACTATCCAGCAagatccagaccccagggagACACAAACACTGACACAAGATCCAGACCCCAGGGAAAGACACAGACAATGACACAAGATCCAGACCCAGGGAGAGACACAAacagtgacactagatccagacccaggGGGAGTCACAAAcactgacactagatccagaccccagggagagacacagacaatgacactagatccagaccccagggagagacacagacagtgacacaagATCCAGACCCAGGGGAGACACAAAcaatgacactagatccagacccagagagagacacagacagtgacacaagATCCAgacccagggagagacacagacagtgacacaagatccagaccccagggagagtcacaaacactgacactagatccagacccagggagagacacagacaatgacactagatccagacccagggagagacacagacagtgacactagatccagacccctgagggagagtcacaaacactgacactagatccagacccagggagagacacagacaatgacactagatccagacccagggagagacacagacagtgacactagatccagacccctgagggagacacagacagtgacactagatccagaccccagggggagacacagacagtgacactagatccagacccgggaagagacacagacagtgacactagatccagaccccagggagagacacagacaatgacactagatccagacccagggagagacacaaacactgacactagatccagaccccagggggagacacacacactgacactagatccagaccccagggagagacacagacaatgacactagatccagacccagggagagacacaaacactgacactagatccagaccccagggagagacacagacagtgacactagatccagacccagagagagacacagacagtgacactagatccagaccccagggagagacacagacagtgacacaagatccagaccccaggggagacacaaacactgacactagatccagacccagagagagacacaaacactgacactagatccagaccccagggagagacacagacagtgacactagatccagaccccagggagagacacagacaatgacactagatccagaccccagggagagacacagacagtgacactagatccagaccccagggagagacacagacaatgacactagatccagaccccagggggagacacagacagtgacactagatccagacccctgagggagacacagacagtgacactagatccagaccccagggggagacacagacaatgacactagatccagaccccagggggagacacagacactgacactagatccagaccccagggggagacacagacaatgacactagatccagaccccagggagagacacagacagtgacaatagatccagaccccagggagagacacagacagtgacactagatccagaccccagggagagacacagacaatgacactagatccagaccccagggggagacacagacaatgacactagatccagaccccagggggagacacagacagtgacactagatccagaccccagggagagacacagacagtgacactagatccagacccagggagagacacagacaatgacactagatccagaccccagggggagacacagacaatgacactagatccagaccccagggggagacacagacagtgacactagatccagacccctgagggagacacagacagtgacactagatccagaccccagggagagacacagacagtgacactagatccagacccctgagggagacacagacactgacactagatccagaccccagggagagacacagacagtgacactagatccagacccctgagggagacacagacagtgacactagatccagacccagggagagacacagacactgacactagatccagaccccagggagagacacagacagtgacactagatccagacccagggagagacacagacaatgacactagatccagaccccagggagagacacagacactgacactagatccagacccagagagagacacagacaatgacactagatccagaccccagggagagacacagacactgacactagatccagaccccagggggagacacagacaatgacactagatccagacccagggagagacacagacagtgacactagatccagaccccagggagagacacagacagtgacactagatccagaccccagggagagacacagacagtgacactagatccagacccctgagggagacacagacagtgacactagatccagaccccagggagagacacagacagtgacactagatccagacccagggagagacacagacagtgacactagatccagacccctgagggagatacagacagtgacactagatccagaccccagggagagacacagacaatgacactagatccagaccccagggagagacacagacagtgacactagatccagacccagggagagacacagacagtgacactagatccagaccccagggagagacacagacaatgacactagatccagaccccagggagagacacagacagtgacacaagATCCAGACCCCTGAgggagacacagacagtgacacgagatccagaccccagggagagacacagacagtgacactagatccagaccccagggagagacacagacaatgacactagatccagacccctgAGGGAGACACAGACAATGACACAAGATCCAgacccagggagagacacagacagtgacactagatccagacccagagagagacacagacactgacactagatccagacccagggagagacacagacactgacactagatccagaccccagggagagacacagacagtgacactagatccagaccccagggagagacacagacagtgacactagatccagacccagggagagacacagacagtgacactagatccagaccccagggagagacacagacaatgacactagatccagacccctgAGGGAGACACAGACAATGACACAAGATCCAgacccagggagagacacagacagtgacactagatccagacccagagagagacacagacactgacactagatccagacccagggagagacacagacactgacactagatccagaccccagggtgagacacagacagtgacactagatccagaccccagggagagacacagacagtgacactagatccagacccagggagagacacagacagtgacactagatccagaccccagggagagacacagacagtgacactagatccagacccagagagagacacagacagtgacactagatccagaccccagggagagacacaaacagtgacactagatccagacccagggagagacacagacaatgacactagatccagaccccagggggagacacagacagtgacactagatccagacccctgagggagacacacacactgacactagatccagaccccagggagagacacagacagtgacactagatccagacccctgagggagacacacacactgacactagatccagaccccagggagagacactgacagtgacactagatccagacccggggagagacacagacagtgacactagatccagaccccagggagagacacagacaatgacactagatccagacccagggagagacacagacaa
Encoded here:
- the LOC132386069 gene encoding glutathione S-transferase theta-3-like, producing the protein MDLELYLDLLSQPCRAVYIFAKKNNIAFDFKFVSLRAGQQFSEEFGKVNLLRRVPALKDGDFILAESVAILKYLAGKYRTPNHWYPSDLQLRARVDEYLAWQHTAIRFQGSRLFWFKGLLPLLTGQPIPKEQLDEAVEDLQSSIQLLEDKFLQDRPFIVGNEVSLADLFAIVELMQPVSVGFDPFADRPKLAAWRDRVKAALGKELFDEAHEQLMKSGEAPSTLDLQSPAMQRLAKNLKKRYK